TTCTTAGCTGACTCAATTAGCCATAAATGAATTTCTGTAAATTTTGTGGTATGTAAAAAGCCATTGGTAATTAACCAGCCTTTCATAAAAACACCATTCCTTTTTGTTTGTCATTGTCCATATAATTAACAAGTTATCCCTTAAATATAAACAGAACGTATTACCGTATTGCGTTCTTATCCCTAAGTTTACACATACTCATCTACATATTGTTCAAATTCTTCCATTGACATTAAAATCTTTCTGGGTTTGGTACCTTCCTCAGGTCCTACGACTCCTGCCTCTGCAAGCTGATCCATAATTCTCGCAGCACGATTAAAGCCTATTTTATATACCCTTTGAAGCATACCAATAGATGCTTTGTCTTTTTCAATAATAAACTTACCAGCTTCTATAAAATAATCATCGCGGTCATTAACACCACCGCTGCTGTTTCCACCGTCACCAGCTTGTACGTTTGAAATCTTGTTAGCAACCTCTTCATTATATTCTGCACCATTATTTTGAGCAGTTAGGAAATCAACTACTGCGCCAACTTCCTTGTCGGAAATAAAAGCTCCCTGAACACGTACCGGTTTAGGATACCCGGACGGGAAAAATAACATATCTCCCTTACCTAAGAGTTTCTCGGCGCCGGAACCGTCAATGATGGTTCTAGAATCAATCGCTGAGGATACAGAAAATGCTATTCTGGATGGTATATTTGCTTTAATCAAACCCGTAATAACATTAACGGAAGGCCGCTGAGTCGCAATAATCAGATGAAGTCCTGCTGCCCTTGCCATTTGTGCCAGACGGCAGATTGCATCCTCTACCTCGCCCGGTGCTACCATCATAAGGTCAGCAAGCTCGTCTACTATAATTACAATCTGGGGAAGCTTTTGATATCTCTCGTCTTGATATTCTGCCACAGTTGCAATTTTTTCATTATAACTTTTTACATCCCTGACACCTAAGTCTGCAAATTTTTTATAGCGTTCCGTCATCTCCATGACCGCCCAGTTCAATGCCGCAGACGCCTTCTTAGGGTCGGTTACTACAGGAATTAATAAATGTGGAATTCCATTATAAACACTTAACTCTACTACCTTAGGATCCACCATTATCATACGCACATCGGAAGGCTTGGCTTTATACAATATACTCATAATCAATGTATTGATACAGACGGATTTACCGGAGCCTGTAGCACCTGCAATCAGTAAATGAGGCATTTTGCCTATATCTGTAACCACTGTTTGTCCACCAATATCCTTACCAACCGCAAAGGCTATGTCTGACGGATGCTTTAAGAATTCTTTGCTTTCAATCAACTCTCGAAACATAACAGCAGAGTTTTCTTTGTTGGGAACCTCAATGCCTACTGCTGCTTTACCTGGAATAGGTGCTTCGATTCTAACATCCGCAGCTGCAAGATTTAATTTTATATCATCAGCAAGTCCTGTTATTTTACTTACTTTAACGCCTTGCTCCGGCTGTAGTTCATATCTTGTCACCGCAGGACCACAACTCACATTCGTAATAGTTACCCTTACACCAAAGCTCTCTAACGTCTTTTGCAATTTCACAGCCGTTTCTTTTAAGTCCCGGTCTGACATAGATTTTGCATCACCTTTTGGTTTTCCCAGCAAATCTACAGGAGGAAATATATATTCTTTTGGCACGTCTGACTCTTTCATTGCCATATCTATATTAGTGACAACCTTCTCCTTGTTTTCTGCTTTTACAGAGAGTTTATCTGTTCCATTCCCCTCCGAAGCAGTTGTTTCCTCCACTGTATCAAACACTGTTAATGCTTCATCTGCTTCTAGATTATCATCAACATTTGTCTCACTCATCTTAGCGTCAGAATCCTCGAACAAGTAATCCACGTCTACCGTCGGAATAAAAATATCTTCTGGCAGCACCTGCTCGTCTTGTGTCTTAAAACCTTCTTGTGTTCCATTCCCTTCACTTACGTTCTCTAACGCTTCCACTTCTGTATCCTGTCCCGCTGCTCTTAAAAGTCTTTTAATATCATCATCAATTCTTTCTCTGATTTCTGAAGACTCTGCCTTCTCTGAATCTGATGATTTGTTACCAAATTTCTGTTTCAGTACTTCTTCATAGGATTTAACCTTTTCATCCCCTTCACTTACGCCATCTCGTTGAATTGGTATATTCGGTAATTGTCCAGATGTAATTTCCTGCATATCAAAATAATCAACAGACGATGCATCCATTTGCAAATCCGAAACATCTTTTCCTTTTTTCTTTTTTCTGGCTTGAAAAAATCCTCCTTCTACTGTGTTTTCTTTACTATTTTCAGAGTCTTTCTTTGCATCATTGCCTTTCTTCAATTCAACAGTTCTAGCTTTACGTTTCTTTAATGAAGCTTCATTATCTACATCGGAGTAATCCTCTTCTTCATCGTATTCCTCTTCTCTTTGAAGCCTTCGCTCGCGCATCTGTTGTATTGATGCTTCACTTTTCGCACCCAGATAGCGGAACAGTGCTTTTCCTGTTAAAAACATAATACATATAACCATCAGAGCTAGTAGTATTATATAAGTACCGACCGTTCCAAACAGTGGATGCAATAATTTACACAATAAGCCACCAATAATTCCACCACCATTTTTTTGTTTTGCCGAATTAAGAAACAATTCCGGCACCGTAGTATCATTCTGAAATCCCAATGTAATCATTTGAATAAAAGCAGATAAAGCAATACCTAACACTCCTCCGCTAACAAGCTTATGTAAAGCAACCCGGCTGCCTCTGTTCGCCACATAAAAGGCAACAGCAAAAAATAAGAAGAAAGGCAGTAAATACGCAATTAATCCAAATAGACCAAAGGTAATGTTATTGATCACCTCTCCCACTTTACCACTTAAATTAAAGTTACTCAAAATAAGTAAAAGAGAGACAACCAAGGTTATAATTAATATAATCTCATCCCGGTAAATCTCCCTGTTGGGATTCTCTTCTGTTCTTTTATGTACATTCCCGCTGCCAGGTTTCCTTCCCCTTGTGCTGGTCCTTTTCTTTTGATTCGATTTATTCTTGTTTTGTCCCGCAGCCACTCCCAATCCTCCTTAAGCTACAACTATCTATCCAGCAGACAGTGTATCTGCCATACAAGCGCAGATTTCTGTCCGCTGAAAATAGTTTCTGTCTATCTTAATAATCCGGCAAAACAGCCAGTCTATCATAAAATCAATACATATTATACCCTCAATTTAGGATGGATGCAAGGAAAAATATTGTTATTTCTCGAAAAAATGTTCGATTTTTGATTATTTACTTACTTAACACTCATACATCTAGTAACCCTCATGTTGATACTACCCAAATAGAACATGAAACTGTACTTATTTACAATCGATACTTTTACCTGGAAAATAATTCTTATCTAGATAATCCGCCATGTCTGTTGAAAGGATACCATCCACTATATAACCTTCACCTTCTCTTCTTGCATAAATATGTCCATGTCTCAATGCAATTCTTTTGTATTCTACATCAGTAGACATTTCCCCGCTATCATTATCTAATCTTCTACCTCTTATAACACTTTCAGTTCTGCAACTGTAAATTCTTTCTAACGGTACAATCGTATAAAGCATTATTCCTCTCCTGTCCTACCTGTCATAGTGTAAAGTTTAGATAAAGCATCCCTAATACCACCAACTTCATCTATAATACCCTCTTGCACAGTTTCCGGCCCAACCAGTATGGAGCCCACATCTTTTGCTAGTTGTTTGGTGTTATGCATTAATTTCTTTAATTCTTCTTTATCAATTTTAGAATGATGAGATACAAAGTTTAGGATTCGTTCTTGTATTTTTTCAAAATAATCATAAGTCTGTGAAACCCCTATTACTGTACCATTCATACGAACCGGATGAATCGTCATTGTTGCAGTTGGAACGATAAAACTATAATCCGCAGAAACTGCCAAAGGGACACCAATTGAATGACTGCCGCCCAGCACCAATGACACTGTGGGCTTACTTAAGGAAGCAATCATTTCTGCAATAGCTAAGCCCGCTTCTACATCTCCGCCTACTGTATTAATGAGTATTAAAAGCCCGTCAATATCTGAACTATCCTCAATTGCTGCAAGCTGCGGGAGTACATGTTCATATTTTGTCGTTTTATTATGTTGAGGGAGACACTCATGCCCTTCAATTTCTCCTATGATTGAGAGTAAATGTATTTTTGATTTTCTATCTTCGTTAACCAGTGTGGTTTGACCATATTCACGTATTTTGCCATCATCCAGCTCTTCTTT
The nucleotide sequence above comes from Anaerocolumna cellulosilytica. Encoded proteins:
- a CDS encoding YlzJ-like family protein, which encodes MLYTIVPLERIYSCRTESVIRGRRLDNDSGEMSTDVEYKRIALRHGHIYARREGEGYIVDGILSTDMADYLDKNYFPGKSIDCK
- a CDS encoding ClpP family protease; the protein is MRNNSTKIEKEKEQKEKEELDDGKIREYGQTTLVNEDRKSKIHLLSIIGEIEGHECLPQHNKTTKYEHVLPQLAAIEDSSDIDGLLILINTVGGDVEAGLAIAEMIASLSKPTVSLVLGGSHSIGVPLAVSADYSFIVPTATMTIHPVRMNGTVIGVSQTYDYFEKIQERILNFVSHHSKIDKEELKKLMHNTKQLAKDVGSILVGPETVQEGIIDEVGGIRDALSKLYTMTGRTGEE
- a CDS encoding FtsK/SpoIIIE family DNA translocase, translating into MAAGQNKNKSNQKKRTSTRGRKPGSGNVHKRTEENPNREIYRDEIILIITLVVSLLLILSNFNLSGKVGEVINNITFGLFGLIAYLLPFFLFFAVAFYVANRGSRVALHKLVSGGVLGIALSAFIQMITLGFQNDTTVPELFLNSAKQKNGGGIIGGLLCKLLHPLFGTVGTYIILLALMVICIMFLTGKALFRYLGAKSEASIQQMRERRLQREEEYDEEEDYSDVDNEASLKKRKARTVELKKGNDAKKDSENSKENTVEGGFFQARKKKKGKDVSDLQMDASSVDYFDMQEITSGQLPNIPIQRDGVSEGDEKVKSYEEVLKQKFGNKSSDSEKAESSEIRERIDDDIKRLLRAAGQDTEVEALENVSEGNGTQEGFKTQDEQVLPEDIFIPTVDVDYLFEDSDAKMSETNVDDNLEADEALTVFDTVEETTASEGNGTDKLSVKAENKEKVVTNIDMAMKESDVPKEYIFPPVDLLGKPKGDAKSMSDRDLKETAVKLQKTLESFGVRVTITNVSCGPAVTRYELQPEQGVKVSKITGLADDIKLNLAAADVRIEAPIPGKAAVGIEVPNKENSAVMFRELIESKEFLKHPSDIAFAVGKDIGGQTVVTDIGKMPHLLIAGATGSGKSVCINTLIMSILYKAKPSDVRMIMVDPKVVELSVYNGIPHLLIPVVTDPKKASAALNWAVMEMTERYKKFADLGVRDVKSYNEKIATVAEYQDERYQKLPQIVIIVDELADLMMVAPGEVEDAICRLAQMARAAGLHLIIATQRPSVNVITGLIKANIPSRIAFSVSSAIDSRTIIDGSGAEKLLGKGDMLFFPSGYPKPVRVQGAFISDKEVGAVVDFLTAQNNGAEYNEEVANKISNVQAGDGGNSSGGVNDRDDYFIEAGKFIIEKDKASIGMLQRVYKIGFNRAARIMDQLAEAGVVGPEEGTKPRKILMSMEEFEQYVDEYV